TATTAGCTCGGAAATGATCAGCCCGGATTGATCTACCCACGTATTAGGAAGACAAGTCAGTCCCCTGAATTCCAACAGGTATGTACCAAACACACAAGATTCTTCCACTTAAGGTCATAAAAATTATCAGATGCTCCTctcaaacaaaataataatgcaCCAATCACAGTGCATCTCACATGAGGTCATGTATTATTCAATCTGTAAAATGTAGAACAAAGAAGTCTGCTATCAAATATCTTCCATGAAAGACTAATCTCCAATATTTATGTTTCCTTCACAGGTTTCTTCCACATTTCATCATAATGCAAACTCCATGTCTATAACATGTTAATACAGGACAAAAGGTTAGAACTTGTCAGTGAGTTCTCCCTACTTAAACAAGCGTGCGTGCATGTCTGGGGTTTCCCCCACTTTTGTCCTTATTTTTAATCGATAACAGGAGAAAGGATCTTTCCCATCTATGAAAAGAACGACACTTGATTTAACATTCAAAAGAGAACTAGAAAATATTAACACTCTCCAGAGTGTGGGTATCAACTCATGTATACCCATACCAAGTATGCAGTTTGTTAGGACTTCACTGGCCAATTGCGTTGGCATATTACTTAAGCACAacatttttccccattttcaagtacaaaatttgaaattgacaGGAGCCTTATTTTTAATGATGATTAAAAtgactagaaaataaaaagggtaaattactATTTCCACCTAAGGTTAGGTGAAATCTGCGATCACTTTTAGAAACACCCCTCTTACCTCCTACATTTCAATTTCATCAATATTCATTAGTAAATTGTTAACGTGGCAAATAGACCCCAAAATAACTTACTAATGATCCCACAAATGCCCttctttttaacaaaaaaaaaaagttgtaaaaagattaaacaaaaaaaaaaaaaattgatattaacaatatttaaactttacacaacttattttaaactcctctaatatatatagaatttaaaacttttatttaaactcaacttattttatttagaattttgtttaaacaaattaaaaagtaaactataatcataaaaaaaaaattatttagaattttttattttttacatgtgaTTTActcctctaatatatatatgcataaatttaaaaaaatatatctatagaTAAACTTTACACATAAATGTTCAATCTTGTGAAGTAAAAAGGATAAAagggaataaatattttttcttaatgaggaaaaatagacaaaacaaaaaaaaattaatgaaaaatagttaaatatgatattaattataaaacaaCTTAGGTAAGTCCATATATATTCTAGTTActacaatatataattaatttattttgataaaaaaaatataaaatattgtgcTAAGGGatgatataataaatttaaacattttacaaatacataattatcatacaatttatataaaattgtatGAATTATACATACTTTGTTAAAAAGATGGGCAATATGgtctttttttcaaattttgttaaagGATACCGACGGAATTGGAACGTAGAAGGATAATAGGGGTATTTCCAAAAATACATGTGATCACAAACTTCACCTATCCTTAGGGGCAAAAAGTAATTTACCCAAATATAAATTCATGTGGTACAATCAACCATAGGGATTGTTCCCGTTCATCTGAGCGCTTAGAAGACAGCTGGCAAGGACACCTCTAGTGAAATATGCAAAGAATATCCAATAATATTTATggttctttttttgttttggattgGTACCCGCACCTTTTTATCCCTGGAATGCAATATGCACGTGAAGCTGCTGAGGCATCCACTAAGGCTAAGAGGCACATAATATAACGAGGGAAGTTCCAAATACAGTTCAAAGTACAATATCTAATAATGGCAGGTAGTTTGAAGTTCAAAGAATCAACTACGCATGATAAGGGAAAGAAGACAGATGGCTTACCCCCCATCCAGATGCTCCTTAAAAATCCGGTCAAAGGCCCGACAAAGTTCCAGGATGGTGTACAGTTGAGCCTGCAATGCAGTTTTTGGTCACTGACAACATAAATGGTTTGTCTGATTCAGgaacaaattaaaaagagaaaactaCTCACCCCTGCATCAACAGCAACAGGCCTACCAAGGTGATCCAGCTCAGATTCAAGTTCgtcaatatttttgttaatcagtGATGTGATACTTGGAATTTTTGCCTTAATTACTGTTTCCAAATGCTGAAAGTAAAACATTCATTAGGACATCGTATTGTGTTGAAAcagaaagaggaaaaaaagaggaaaaaaggacttcaaatacaaaaattgataCCAAAGTATACCATGGAGAGAAGTTTTGCAAGATACTCTGAACCCATTTTACTTGCTAAGTGTGAATAGTCAGGACTTGTTGCAAAGTATTCACGCTCCTTCCGCCTTGCAACAACCATgtcaatatttttattgatatctGCTTGCGAGCGGTTCACAATACCCACCCAAGGCTGTTGTAGGCGGTAAGATCTCCCTTCAAGAACCTTCAAGTGGAGAGAAATCATTGATTCATTCCAACAAAAACAATCAGGGAAGCAAAAAACTGTTGATTAGAAGTATCTCATAATGCTGCCTTGTTGCATTTAATGAAATGCACAGGACTGATGagtaaagaaaattttaaaaaagcaTCTAATGAGGTCTTATGGCATCGCTTAACATGGActgaaagtcttgaaatgtgtCCCTGATTaccatgaacataaaagaatcCTCAAAAAAACACCAGACTTCTTATGATGATAGCATGTCtatgtatttgtgtgtgtgtgtgtgtgtgtgtgtgagggagagagaggacaCTTACATCCAATGCATTAGTTCCTTTATCCATCAAGTCCAACTTTGTCAACACACCGAACGTTCGTTCCCCTGAAAAGGTGAAAAAGTCATAAGATAGACCAAAGCAATCTAAAAGAAGCTGATAAATTTCCACTTGTTAGACAAAATCAGAAGCAAGCCTAACGTACCGGAGGGGTCCACCTCTCTAGAAAGTTTCATAGCATCTGATGTTGCAATATCTTGATTGGCAGGAGAGATTGCAAGTATGAGGCTGTTAGGCTGCAGAACAGAGGCTAAGACCATTTTAGTACATGCAAACCCTTTGTGTGTATAAAAGgctccaaatatttttggaaaGAAGCATCAATTGCGAGGTTTAAGATAACCCAGAAAGAACTTGATCATTTTATGGTACCAAAATAATCTACAACCAGGAATTTTAAACTGCTGAAGCATCTACCACCTGTGCACAGTTGAAAGCAAAATAAAGAAACCACATAATACAGCATTAGACAGATCTATAAGAAACACTTGTTCTTGTAGGACGCGTGCAACGCCACCTCATCAGACATCTGGAAGtgttaacccccccccccccccccccccccctccttccCTCTGTTTTAAACCTTTTAAATCACACTACTTCAAAAACCTAGGAAGACGTGGGCTCTTAAAATTAGTGAAACACattaaaagtaaaagaaaattgcTTCACAACTGATGATAAAAAGGAAACAGTGACTTTTTTTAGTTTTAGCAATTAAAAACCCAAAAATCTTACTTTGTTTATGAATAAAGCTTTTCTTCTACAATTTAATTTGGATATGCAGGATACGAATATTAGCTTTTCACTACTAAATATAGACActtgaaatgtaaaaaataaagaagtaattattaatttattcagaTATATACAAAAGTATATGTACTTGTTGTCGTGCCCCTATAGCCACATCACTTGATTTGTTTAAAAAACTATATTTACTGGTTTATGTCTGTATTAATGCTATAAGCTAGAATGCCCAATTTATCAAACCTAATCTACAGCTAAAGCCTTAAGTTGTTGTGTAGCATAAAAATTTCTTAACAAGTAAATTGTTATCTTGATAATCAAACATTAAGGCGAACAATGTTGATTAGACTTTTTACCATAGGATTTGATACATTCATTGCTAAAGTGCTATGAGGTTACGGAAACGGATATGGAAACAGATATCGACACAAATACAGAATGTGACAATTTGAAAAAAAACAAGGATTATGGACGTGGTGGGGATATGGCAAAAAAGTAAAACTTTTACctttttattaataatgttCATGAacataataaatagaaaaacatTGAAATTATTATAAGAGTACCGTTAATCCAGTATAAATTAcctttcattttatataattataatatataaaactattaaaaaacACCAATTCAATATAAAGAAATCTATAATATAATGATaatacaagaaaaagaaataaaaaagtagCAACTATTTTTGATGGAATTGTAATTAGGCTCAattgtatttttcaaaattttgctaaaaactgtctgtaaattttattataaaaaagttTTACAGGCTCTAAAAAAGGCTCCTCAGCATCCTTAGGTGTGTCCTTCGCACATTCAACTATGGAGACGAGTGTCTATCATGTGTCTTAGACTTGCCCAAAAATGGAAAAGTAAAAACAACAATTGTaggcctttatcccactatgtgggttgactacatgaattccAGAGTGAAAACCGTCTCTATCAATGGTTATATCTTCTGCAAGGTCATTTATCATGTATCAACTCTTAAGGGTTTCCCACCAAGTCTCTTTAGTCTTTCTCCAcccttttgctacaaatttcttCTATTTCATCCACTCACTTTAGGGGTGCTActattggtcttcttttcacatgttcaaatcatcttaatcataTTTCCTCATCTTATCTGCAATAAAGGCatcactccaaccttattacaCATAATCTCGTTTCTTATTTTACCTTTTATTGTATGGTTGCACATCCACCATAATATTTTCATCTTCACCATgctcatattttacacatgtTGGCACTTAATTGcctaacattctgagccatGTATAGAAAATTAGGATACACCAAATGGCATGTCCAACAAGTACCATAGAGTATTTGACAAGTATCTCCAAAGCAACAACAAGACCTTGTACATAACGTACCAGACATAATAACGAATTCCTAAcacctttttcctttttttatttcattttgtattcTCCCCTTTTGTAGTTCCATTAGTACTCACTTGTTAAAATTTGGTCATTATTGATTGAACCATGTcagaaaatgaaacaaaaaaaaaaacgtaaaaaaTTTCCAGATATCAAACCTAACcaaatgttttgtttttataGATAAAGCAAATCAAATACCTCATTACCTTTTCAACATAAGATCGCACCATGTTTTCGATGTCTTGTGCAATAGTTTCAGGCTGTCCCTCTGCAATGAACAAACTTAAAGTTCAAGGTGGCCCAAGCATATACCAATCGCaaatttttcccaaaaaaaaGTAGGCGTGCACACATACCAACAGCCACTTTAGTCAGACCAGGCAAATCAATTAAGGTTAAGTTGACCACTGCCAGATAAAATAGCCACGAAAGTGTTAGTAATGAGAGAGGGAGATCATGCAACAATGGACATAGAAAGAAATGCAGAGATTGTAGTCATATAGTTATAGAACGAGGAAAGAGTAGACCTAACTTAAATTAGAGCCAAAGcacattagaaaaaaaatataatgttatgtAGATTTTATTACTTGTTTTTTCACacaatatcaaaaatttaatgCCAGAAAGAACACTTATACATTAATAAAACAACAGACAGATTCATGAGTTCACAAgcacaaaaaggaaaaatttgggaaaGCTTGACTTCCAAAACCTAGAATATCTTTAGGGAACAGAAATCTAATGCATCAAAGTTGGAGTCATAccatttccataaatatttattacGAATTCCTGATACTATTAACAACACATTTCTCTACTAACCACGGCATAAATCACCAGGTCATCTCTGTTCAAGGTAAAGTGGCACATTCACAATGGGAAGGTGACAAAAGAACTATTAGGATTGAACTGTAACCCACCATTTGGAGAGTATATACTAAGATGGATTGGAACTGGAGAAATTTGCTTAGATTTTCCAGTCACCCTATCAGTTTCATCCTGAATTTCCTTGCGAACCGTTGCTGCAAAAAAGAATCAAACGATAAAAGATCATTACCAGCATCAATCTGTGCAATAATTTCCAAGGAAacaggaaaaggaaaaagggaaaataaatatcaataggAAACAGCAAATGGTTTGTAATACGTGTTGCAACTAGCATACCGGTAACAATTGAATTGAGAATTCTTTTCCTACATTGCCAATTACAACTGGAcgcaaaaaatttagaattcacaaggaaaatagaattttgcattttgcatctGACTATATGAACATGGTCCACTAacaagattttgaaaaaattgttTCCCATTTGAGTCCTTGACCCAGACTTGATATAACAGAAGTCTAACAACAAGCCAAGTatatcaattattaaattaagaaaccaATAACTTCATTATCTCTCCATTATTTAATCAAACAGATAACTTCATTGTCTATCCATTATTTAATCTCAAAAAACACAAGCTTATATTGATCGACCATAAAGATTGCTTGCAGTAGAAATGCATACCAAAATCAGTGAATCTCCTTCTAGGCAAATGTGAAAACTCAGCATAGTCTTCTCCTTCATCTATTTTGTACAGTTGTAGTACCAATGGCCGCCTTGTGACAATCCCTGCATATCCTcaaaaagcttaaatcagaaaAGTTATATcaccaaaaattaattatatagaATGGTCActtgagtaaataaaaaatagaagttCATAACGGGAGGAGATTTACAAAATCCTCACCAGATCCTCTAGGAAGGAAATCTCTCCCAACTATGCTTTCCAGTACTGAAGACTTTCCAGAACTCTGATCTCAATTCAAGGCCAATAAAAGTTAAAAGTGAACAACGATcaagcaaaacaaaacaaaaataaactagCAAATGAATCCCAAGTCCCAGCTAACAACACACTCTGTTTGAAACAGAGGCCCGCACTAAAACaggattctctctctctcaatcagcCGGTTTTTTCAGTCTCTGCAGTTGCTAAAGATTCTCATGTCTCTCTTGCAAGGCGCTCAAACTACCTAACAATATGTTTGGAACTGCCACTTTCGAAAAATGAAATTGCATAGACGTACATATCCTTACAAGAAATATATACTATTTTCTTCTCAACTACCCAaacaatatttattttccattctTTTCTATCCCTATGTACATATCCGAGTTCCAAACCCAGCATCCTATATAACTTTCTCACATGCCATTAGTCACCGGAATAAAAACTTTCAGCAGcttaatttcaattcaaatcgAATGAAAGATTAtacacttctctctctctctctctctctctctctcccttgcgCGCGTTTACATAAAACAAATGAGAGGATTAGGGAGAAAGTTATACCTGGCCACCAACGACGGCGACTGAGGGAAGGGCGTCCCAGAGGGAAGTCAAGGCGGCGTCGCCGCCGCCGTGGTCTCCGAGGGCAGTACAAGCCGTCTGGATCCGATTCACCAATCCAATCAAGCTCTCCATGGTCGACCTCTCAGTTCAAAAGCCCTACAGAGTACAGACTCCTTCCACGTGAAGTAAAGCTCGGAAACAGAGGACAAAGATAACGAAGAAGCAACAGAGGTATAGTttttcgagagagagagagaagacgtgtgTGAACAAGGCTTTCGAAGGAAGGGAAGGAAGATGTTTTGAACTGCAACGAACGAATGAAGGCCAAATCGAAGGAAACGACTCGGACGAAGAAATGTCTGTCTCAGCGTCTATAGGATTAGGAggacaaacaaaaatatccGCCTGCGACGAGAGTTTTATAGCCCCCTGTGAAACCGCCTCTAGGATCATGCGAAAGGCTTCGACATTCCCCGTTGAGAGATCCCACGGTGGAGGGGGGCCCACAATGTTGCCGTGTCCAGCCTTCCGATTGGTAGGTTTCTGGAAGGTTCAGCTTTCCGCTTTCCATCTTCTTTCTATATAtgtgcattaattaattaattaatttattattattattattattatggtccagccgtttgaaaattttgaattctgaattcGTAGGCTCGCCTTGCCTTGGTCAAACGATGGGTGCTTGCTTGcttcatttgtttttgatgaaAGATTTAATTTATCAAGTAAAGATAATAACTTATAGATCATGCGATGTGACTCGTGTGAATTTGTGTTCAATGAGATCAACCCTTTTTTAGATtgaatcatttttataattttttttgtaaaattcatttttagtttcattctttatatttgaaattaaaaaaaaattaatagaatttAATCATAAGAATGTCACACTAAATCAAATTTTACtaacttaaaaatgaaatttgttTATGGATAAAAATaccatctttttcttttcccactATAGATCTTTGTTGTTGACTTTGACGTTAGTGTTTATTACTTTGACCTCACTATTGAATATCGTAAACCAAGttgttttagattttattttattttattttttttaaattattgaatataatatattaattaattcttgattttaaaattaaatttgaaatttaatatatatgtatacattacaagatataaaaatctatatatgttttcccccctttttctatagcatttatttttttctttattttattaaaattattattatattaagtgTATTTTGGAAAGtaacaacaacaaataaaactttacTTTTTGATTGATTCATTGCAAATACAAATTTGtaggattttaattaatttttatattttaagttataaataaaaaactatttttttaatagaaaatcaGGGTTACTGGGTTcccttattttatataaaaacattattatgcagttatttatatttctatattagAGTCAAATTATACATTAAGAATTGGTTGGAATTCGATTTGACCAAGATTAAAGTGATTAAATAGATATTAGTTTATTTATGAAAGAATTTTGTGAAGATATATTTACGTTCATaagataatattttcttttaactaattataagaaaagataatGGTTTTAAGAAAGTCTTTTAACAGCGACCAAGTTGCAACATTAACGTAACCTAGCAAGCATTTCACGAGTCAAACCAATGGCGAGGAAGGaataatcaatcaatcccaTGAGGATGAGATTTATCAAGCAGGTGCCTGAAATTGAATGCAATTAAATTTAATAGTAGTACCAACCAACATTTCAACACGTGCGATCATCATGCCAATTAAAGAAGCTTCGTATAATATAGGATTTTGTTTATATAAGTACCAGGTGCGTTTAATATAGATCACTTAACAACCATTAAACCCAAAGAAAAAAATGCCATAGCCATTGAGAAATTAGCAATCAATAGTAGAACCTAAGTTCAATATTGACCAGAATTATATCCACAGCCCTGTATCCAACACAAGAGAAAAAGTGGATTGGTTACACGTTGTCGAAATCTTTAAAATTCTATGTGAACCTTGCACATTTTATAGCGAAGTGGGATTATGTGCCAAATAATGATCAATTGTTACAATAAATACAGGCAACAGTACTTTTCTGTTGTGATACAAATATTGCATAGAACCACCTTAGTACAACACTATAACCATTAGCCAAGCATTCGTTATTAATAACCAAATATTTCCCAGGGCATAAAGTACTTAATCATTCTTGAAAACTAATGTTGGGTACTCTGGACGCCACATGTTATCGTGCACGTATGCCTCAATTTCCTCCTGCAAATCAAGTATATTAAATcagtattaaatttaaaatccaaGAATTCATCACAGTACCATAACCGAGGGTGAGATTGGCACGTATGTTCGATTGCCAACAGCTGCCTGATGGCAAACCTAGAGCCAATATCTCGTCACCTAATCATTTTAATGACCTAAAGATAGAAGTTAGGTTGCACAAAAAGGGTTAcgagaaatagaaaaataaaacaaatacaatacAAAACTGAAATATGAAaacgacatttttcaaaaaaagtaagaaatgggAACGTGAGAGAAAcgggtaaataaaaaaaatactgagAGGGAAGgggtttttttgtaaatataatttttaatataaaaaattataaaaaataattattcaattaacataaacataaattcaaacaaacataaatacaAGTTACTTTTATCACTAACGTGATCACGGGGATAGCAGAGATGGAATTACTTTCGTCTCTAATATGGTCGCATAACATAAACACGTTTCCAaatcaaaaatgtatttttttatatatttttctaatattataaaatgaccccaaaatattttcacaattatgaaaatggcccaaaaaaatatatatatatatatatatattttggtgtGTTTCTTGACAACGGGGTAAGAAACGTTTTGGCATTGTTTTGGAAATGCCAAAACGGTGTCATTGTTTCCGTGCATCAGTGGATAGAACAGCTCCAGCTTCATGTCAATTCATATGCGTTTACAATTGGATAAGGTTCATTCCAGATAGGCAAAGTGTCAGTCAATACAAAATGTATACTGCCCAAAATCAGAAGCCAAACAAATTGATGAAGTTCATTGCATGAGAGTAATTTGAGGATTTTAAGTATTTCAAGAATTTGCTATAGATTCATTATCTATCCAGCTAAAAGCGCCAATGCTGCCCAATGCATCAAGCTTCTTTCTGGATTTGACATTCTCCGTTACATTAAATAGGTTCCTCAGAGTAGGCTGTATTAACTCCCATTCCAAATTTCTCATTAAATGTCCTTAAGACATTTGGAAGAAATCCAGATTCCTACATATCCCTTtctttcaaaagaaatgaagagatAAATCCTACAGAAAAGAGGCATGTCAAACAGGCCGGTCCCAACCATTGGCACTAAAATAAGGAGTTGGCCTGGGCCAACTTGTCCATGGGACTGGTTGGGCCTAGACCTGACCCATCAATGAAACACACGGCTCAACTTTTCCCATGAGCCCGCCGAGGGCAAAGTTGAAGCTGGCCCATCGGGTCATGGGTTGGGCCAAGCTGAGCCCAAGCTCGCAAGCATGGGTTAAGCTGAACAAAAATCCATTGGGCCAACCTGTTGTTAATATagttttaagattaatttaaaaaaatatttatttatttaatgaatagaatataaaaatatattaaaaaatgcaaatttcacttttaaaatgaaaatttagaaGTTAGAAATTAAGGTTGTATTCTCTTTACCATTTTCAAcccattttgaattttgaattttttaaaacactgaaaacgcgtttattttactatttttaaaaatacattttcgaaaataagaaaaaaaaaattgtaaagaaaacccaaattttattgttttgggtgttttaaaCCAAAATACGCTGAAAATACCCAAAATGCGAAAAACACgtagtccccccccccccccccccgcgtcACCAATCTCGCACAGACCCAacatctttcttttctctcatcttttctcttctctttcttcggCCATCAACTATCACCGCCACCGCCACTACGACCACCGTCATCAACCATGCCTGCCAATGACGGTGCAAGTCGCCGTCGACCTCCCCTGTCGCTTTTTTGCTGGTTTTTGTCTcctatttcctttcttctctcctctctcctctcttctcttgctagttttttggtatgttggtcgatgggcccttgggtgtcgagtggttgcctctgatcatCGGAAATCACCGACCACCAGTGGCGACTAACAATGCGTATATAGGCGGGTGTTGGGTTTGGTCGAATGTTTAAACTTAGATTTAAGGAGATTtggccgttggatcttgttgatttttggtatgttggtcgatgggcccTTGAGTGTTGGGTGGTTGCCTCTAATTGCCAAAAAccaccggccacggtggccgaTGGCGACTGGCAATGCATTTTTCACTtgtggccgaaaattaaaaattagatttacaaaaattcaacaGTTAAATTTGGCcaatttttgtgtatattaacCCTCATGCCTTggagtttctaatggtaggctctgatcgtGTGAATCTCCAGCCGACGGTGGTTGCCGACGACGGAAAAGATGAAGGGCaccagagaagaagaaaaaaaaagaaaaatttattatgaaattttggaaataaaattatatatttatttaaaatttaaaaaatatagtatatctatattataattaaaaatattggattatatatagtatattattaagtctgtaatttaatataaattattgttaagatgtatgctagtaatttattaatcaaatttattgtgtttattttaatagtagaatttcattaaaaagagttaattttattatttaataattaaattcattgaataaaatatcataatgacaaaaaaaaaaattcaaattttcaaagtaaatgcattttctagttttctatttttctattttaagaaatgatttttcagaatgacaacaaaaaaatatgttttcaaaaatctcaaaacaaacactcacac
This window of the Diospyros lotus cultivar Yz01 chromosome 5, ASM1463336v1, whole genome shotgun sequence genome carries:
- the LOC127801818 gene encoding phragmoplastin DRP1E-like, whose protein sequence is MESLIGLVNRIQTACTALGDHGGGDAALTSLWDALPSVAVVGGQSSGKSSVLESIVGRDFLPRGSGIVTRRPLVLQLYKIDEGEDYAEFSHLPRRRFTDFATVRKEIQDETDRVTGKSKQISPVPIHLSIYSPNVVNLTLIDLPGLTKVAVEGQPETIAQDIENMVRSYVEKPNSLILAISPANQDIATSDAMKLSREVDPSGERTFGVLTKLDLMDKGTNALDVLEGRSYRLQQPWVGIVNRSQADINKNIDMVVARRKEREYFATSPDYSHLASKMGSEYLAKLLSMHLETVIKAKIPSITSLINKNIDELESELDHLGRPVAVDAGAQLYTILELCRAFDRIFKEHLDGGRPGGDRIYGVFDNQLPAALRKLPFDRHLSLQNVKKIVSEADGYQPHLIAPEQGYRRLIEGALHYFRGPAEASVDAVHFVLKELVRKSIGETQELRRFPRLQAEIAAAASESLERFREESKKTAIRLVDMEASYLTVDFFRRLPQEVEKGGNPTAALAADRYGEGHFRRIGSNVSSYVNMVSDTLKNTIPKAVVYCQVREAKQSLLNHFYTQIGKKEGKHLGQWLDEDPALMERRLQSAKRLELYKAARDEIDSVSWTR